The sequence below is a genomic window from Candidatus Saccharibacteria bacterium.
GAAATCACTCACTGGTCAAATTATACCAGAGATGCCAGCCTGGTATGAGATAATATGTGCATGAAGCTAACTGATTCGGTTAAAACATTAACTGGTGTGGGGCCAGTGGTGGAGAGGGGTTTGCAAAAGCTTGGTCTAGAAACTATAGGCGACCTTTTGAATTATTTTCCACGTAAGTGGGAAGATTACAGCAAGATTACTAAAATTCGCAGCATTCGACCGGGCAATGTGGCCTTGCTTGCACATGTTGAGACAATCCACGCTCGGCGCTCATTTCGCAACCGCCGCCTAGCCATTACCGAGGCTATATTGAGCGATGGCACTGGCACTATTAAGGCCACTTGGTTTAATCAGCCCTACCTAGCCCAAACCCTCAAGCCCGACGAGGAGTATCTGTTTGCTGGGGTATTTGAGTTTAAGAATAGCTTTTTGAGCTTGCAGAACCCAACATTCGAAAAAATTGAGGGCAAGCAGGCAGGTGGGCGAATATTTTCGGTTTATCCCGAGAACAAAGTCATAACCTCTAAGATCATTCGCAAACTTGTGGCTCAATGTATAGATCTGAGCAGTAGTTTGAGCGACTATTTGCCGGTTGAAATCGAAAAAGATCACAAACTCACCAATTATGCCGAGGCCATTCGCAATCTTCACCAACCAGAATCAACGCAACAACTCGAAGAAGCCAAACGTCGACTAGCCTTTGGCGAGCTGTTTAGCTTAATATTAACCAGCTTAGTGCTAAAACGTCAGATTAAAACCGAGGTTTCGCCCAAAGTTTCGTTTAAACTCGAGTACGTTGAAAAGATTCTGGGCCAGCTAGATTTTAAGCTAACCGATGCTCAGCGCAAAGTGGCTTGGCAGATATTTCAAGACCTAGAGGGTGAGCATCCCATGAATCGCATGCTCGAGGGCGACGTGGGCAGTGGTAAAACCCTGGTGGCGCTATTGGCCGCGGCTCAGGCAATTAAGGCCGGCTATCAGGTTGCCTTAATGGTGCCAACTGAGATTTTGGCTCGCCAACACGCCAAGACAGCCGAAAAGTTGCTGAATCCACTGGGTATCAAAACAGAACTATTAATCTCGGCCCTAAAAACCGCCGAAAAGAAACTGATTCACGATCAGCTAGCTAGTGGCGACATTGGTTTAGTTATAGGTACTCACGCGCTACTGGGCGAAAAGGTAGAGTTTAAAAACCTGGGCTTAATTGTGATCGATGAACAGCACCGATTTGGTGTAAACCAGCGTCGGGCCATAAAAACCAAGGCTAAGACCATGCCGCATGTACTAACCATGACGGCCACACCCATACCGCGTAGCCTGGCCCTAGTTGTTTATGGTGATCTGGATATTTCGGTGATCGACGAACTGCCGCCGGGTCGCAAGCCGGTTAAAACACAGGTTGTGTTTGATAGTGTTAGAGGCGAAGTCTATAAACACATTGAAGGGCGGATTGCAGCCGGCGAGCAGGTATTTGTAGTCTGCCCATTGATTGATGAAAGCGATGTTGGCGGTAGACGCAGCGTGACAGCTGAGGCAGACCGATTAAACAAAATCATATTCTCGCATCGTAGGCTAGCGATTCTTCATGGCAAGATGAAGCCCGATGAGAAAGAGAGTATTATGACCGATTTTCGCAACGGCAAATATGATATTCTAATATCTACCACGGTGGTCGAGGTCGGCGTGGACATTCCAAATGCCTCAGTAATTATTATCGAAAACGCCGATCGGTTTGGTTTGGCGGCGCTGCACCAGCTGCGGGGTCGAGTTGGTCGTTCGGGCCAGCAAGCTTATTGTTATCTATTTACCGACTCAGACAGCCCAACCACTGTAAAGCGATTGGGCGCACTCGAGCGCAGTAATGATGGATTTAGAATTGCTCAGATTGATCTGGAACTACGAGGGCCAGGCGAGATATATGGTGCTCGCCAGCACGGCCAGCTGGACCTCCGCCTGACCGACGTTACCGATGCCAAGCTCATCGCCGAGGTGCACGCGGTAGCTCAAGCTTTTTTAGATCAGGATAAAATGGTAAAATACCCCTATATTATGAAGAGAGTGGACGAGCTAAAAGCTCTAACAACGTTGGAATAATGAATTCAGGCTTACTAACATTTGCAACCAAGGGCAAGGCCTTTAAAACCTTCGGCACCCATCAAAAGTTCGACCGAGAAGCTCATCGACTAGCTTCGGCCTATATTGGAACTGGATTTCCGACTCGAAAACAAATTTTAAACTTCGAGGGCATGGGCGGACCCGATGGGCTTAAGTTTAAAGGCAAGTACACCGCTGATCATTTGTGGGATCCCATCAATGAGATCGGCTTCTTGCCCATCTGGATAGACGTGCACTACAAAAACCTTGTAACCGCCCTAAAACTAGGCGATACCCAAAAAGCTGCTTTTGAGGCTGGCTACATGGCGCACTATCTTACCGACAGCCTTACGCCGGCTCACCACTTGAGTTTTAAGTTGATTATGGCGGGCTACGAAGATTCTGGAAGATGGCGCAAAAAGTGGCTAGCTTGGGGCGGGCGCAAAGGCCCTATGCGCTCTCATGTGGCTTTCGAAACCGGTGTGAGTTCGGCAGTTTCGTTTGGATCCATACATGCTAATTTTGATCCTCAACTATTCAAGAACATCCAGAAGAACGGCTTGCCGGCCGTGGTTAAACAAGAATCGCGATCGATTGCGGAGCTAGATTTATACCAGAAATTCTTGCGCTCGGGCTGGACAGTCAGCCTGGCCAAAGCCGTGAAAGCCGTGGTAGTTAAGCGCATTCCGCAGCTGATTGCTGCCGCCTGGGTGGCGGCGTATGCAGAGGCTGGTCACGAACTTAAGACTAAGCCATAACCAACTGCATTCTCTCCGACACTCGAGAATCAGAAAGCAAAGCTATATGAACACTTCTGCTCGAGCACGAGTGCCGTCTCTGTCGCAGAACAGAAAGATAAATACAGCCTTGTGATTCTAAATTTGAGCCTATGTTGGAAGCTTTGGCAACTTTTCGCTACAAAGAAGTCCAGCGCGGACAGCGCAAAACTGTTTCGGCAGTTTAGCCGACTATCTTTTGAAAGACCAAAAGATAGCAAAAGTCTTTGGCCTGTGCTTACGATCGAACAGCACTCGGCTGCCTACAACTTCCTGTTGCTGCGCGGTTTGCTAGCCAGCGAATTCTCGCAACAAGAGCGTTGTTGGCTAGCCTCACTTGCTGATCGCAGCAACGGCCTGAGAAGAATCGAATGTCGGAGAGAGACTAAGCCATAACTGAGATCGATTTAATCTCGGCCGTTCGTTCCATAATATCGATTGGGTATTTACCACTAAAGCAGGCGGTACACAGCATGTCCTCACTTACGCCAATAGCATCGATC
It includes:
- the recG gene encoding ATP-dependent DNA helicase RecG, whose amino-acid sequence is MKLTDSVKTLTGVGPVVERGLQKLGLETIGDLLNYFPRKWEDYSKITKIRSIRPGNVALLAHVETIHARRSFRNRRLAITEAILSDGTGTIKATWFNQPYLAQTLKPDEEYLFAGVFEFKNSFLSLQNPTFEKIEGKQAGGRIFSVYPENKVITSKIIRKLVAQCIDLSSSLSDYLPVEIEKDHKLTNYAEAIRNLHQPESTQQLEEAKRRLAFGELFSLILTSLVLKRQIKTEVSPKVSFKLEYVEKILGQLDFKLTDAQRKVAWQIFQDLEGEHPMNRMLEGDVGSGKTLVALLAAAQAIKAGYQVALMVPTEILARQHAKTAEKLLNPLGIKTELLISALKTAEKKLIHDQLASGDIGLVIGTHALLGEKVEFKNLGLIVIDEQHRFGVNQRRAIKTKAKTMPHVLTMTATPIPRSLALVVYGDLDISVIDELPPGRKPVKTQVVFDSVRGEVYKHIEGRIAAGEQVFVVCPLIDESDVGGRRSVTAEADRLNKIIFSHRRLAILHGKMKPDEKESIMTDFRNGKYDILISTTVVEVGVDIPNASVIIIENADRFGLAALHQLRGRVGRSGQQAYCYLFTDSDSPTTVKRLGALERSNDGFRIAQIDLELRGPGEIYGARQHGQLDLRLTDVTDAKLIAEVHAVAQAFLDQDKMVKYPYIMKRVDELKALTTLE